The following are from one region of the Bacteroidia bacterium genome:
- the cysS gene encoding cysteine--tRNA ligase, producing MSQLTLFNTLSRKKEAFQALNPPFVGMYLCGPTVYGDAHLGHARPAITFDVLYRWLKHSGYKVRYVRNITDVGHLENDADAGEDKIAKKAKVEQLEPMEIAQRYTDNYARDMEALNILRPSIEPRASGHIVEQIEMIQEIVQKGLAYEVNGSVYFDVPKYHQTQHYGKLSGRVIEDLLANTREDLEGQGEKRSTLDFALWKKASPEHIMRWNSPWGEGFPGWHIECSVMSSKYLGNTFDIHGGGMDLLFPHHECEIAQSHGANNCDPARYWVHNNMITINGQKMGKSLGNFITLGQFFTGDHPALEQAYSPMAIRFFILMAHYRSTVDFSNEALQAAEKGLKRLLAAYKSLQSFTPNQFSGKNTALDQESLDKLKACADFMNDDLNTAEVIARLFELSGTINSLKDGHLKPADISEETILQLKDGFKLFLVDILGFQPETGQGDGKLVEGLMQLIIELRLQSRANKDWATSDKIRDSLLGVGIKLKDGKEVTSWEV from the coding sequence ATGAGTCAATTGACCCTTTTTAATACCCTTTCCCGAAAGAAAGAAGCATTTCAGGCACTTAATCCACCGTTTGTTGGGATGTATTTGTGCGGACCAACCGTTTATGGAGATGCGCATCTTGGACATGCACGTCCGGCGATAACCTTTGATGTTTTGTATCGGTGGTTAAAGCACAGCGGATACAAAGTACGATATGTTCGGAACATTACCGATGTAGGTCATTTAGAAAACGATGCTGATGCCGGCGAGGATAAAATTGCTAAAAAAGCCAAGGTGGAGCAATTGGAACCGATGGAAATTGCCCAGCGCTATACCGATAATTACGCTCGCGACATGGAGGCTTTGAATATTTTGAGGCCAAGTATTGAACCAAGAGCATCGGGACATATCGTGGAGCAGATTGAAATGATTCAGGAAATAGTGCAAAAAGGCTTGGCTTATGAGGTAAATGGTTCGGTTTATTTTGATGTACCCAAGTACCACCAAACCCAGCATTACGGAAAATTATCGGGAAGAGTAATAGAAGATTTATTAGCCAATACCAGGGAAGACCTGGAGGGACAAGGAGAAAAACGAAGCACCTTGGATTTTGCGCTATGGAAAAAGGCTTCACCTGAGCACATTATGCGCTGGAATTCGCCTTGGGGTGAAGGATTTCCGGGATGGCATATTGAATGTTCGGTGATGAGTAGCAAATACCTGGGTAACACTTTTGATATTCATGGTGGAGGGATGGACTTACTTTTTCCACATCACGAGTGCGAAATAGCCCAAAGCCATGGAGCCAACAACTGTGATCCGGCCAGGTATTGGGTTCATAACAATATGATTACCATCAACGGACAGAAGATGGGAAAATCGTTGGGCAATTTTATCACCTTAGGCCAATTTTTTACGGGAGACCATCCGGCTTTGGAACAAGCATACAGTCCAATGGCCATTCGTTTCTTTATTCTGATGGCCCATTACCGAAGCACGGTTGATTTCTCCAATGAAGCTTTACAGGCTGCCGAAAAAGGTTTGAAACGCTTATTGGCCGCCTATAAGTCACTTCAAAGCTTTACACCCAACCAATTTAGTGGAAAAAATACAGCTCTGGACCAGGAGAGTCTTGACAAATTAAAAGCCTGTGCTGATTTTATGAACGATGATTTGAATACGGCGGAAGTAATAGCTCGCTTATTTGAGTTGTCTGGAACCATTAACAGTTTGAAGGATGGACACCTAAAACCTGCTGATATTTCAGAAGAAACTATACTTCAACTTAAAGATGGATTCAAGCTGTTTTTGGTAGATATTTTAGGATTTCAACCGGAGACAGGTCAAGGTGATGGGAAGCTGGTAGAAGGGTTGATGCAATTAATTATTGAACTTCGGTTACAAAGTAGAGCCAATAAAGATTGGGCTACATCAGATAAAATCAGGGATAGTTTGCTTGGAGTAGGAATTAAACTGAAAGATGGCAAGGAAGTTACCAGTTGGGAGGTTTAG
- a CDS encoding HD domain-containing protein: MSQQLLTALLKGYEQALGLHFEKYHHHAIRVYHFSVRLAGASEDEDERYLLAVSAAFHDLGIWTHGTFDYLGPSELLAKDFLIKQGRPELIPDVLAFIDLHHKLRPIRDNRLAEAFRKADLIDLSLGLIRFGISSELWSDLNLRFPKKGFHRFIGGKIVKSILQHPWNPLPIVKW, encoded by the coding sequence ATGTCACAACAACTTCTAACTGCGCTTTTAAAGGGTTATGAACAAGCCTTAGGCCTTCATTTTGAAAAATACCACCATCATGCCATTCGGGTTTACCATTTTTCTGTTCGTTTGGCCGGGGCAAGTGAGGATGAAGATGAAAGGTATTTATTAGCTGTTTCGGCAGCCTTTCATGATTTGGGAATTTGGACTCATGGCACCTTTGATTATTTAGGACCATCGGAGCTATTGGCAAAAGATTTTCTAATAAAGCAGGGCAGGCCGGAATTAATACCGGATGTACTTGCCTTTATCGATTTACATCACAAGCTAAGACCCATTCGGGATAATAGGTTGGCCGAGGCCTTTCGAAAAGCTGATTTGATTGATTTAAGTTTAGGTTTGATACGATTTGGCATTTCATCGGAGTTGTGGAGCGATTTAAATCTGCGGTTTCCGAAGAAGGGATTTCATCGATTTATTGGAGGAAAGATCGTTAAAAGCATCCTTCAACACCCGTGGAATCCATTACCGATAGTTAAATGGTAA
- the hemL gene encoding glutamate-1-semialdehyde 2,1-aminomutase translates to MKRTESEKLFEKAKNYFPGGVNSPVRAFRSVGGTPLFIEKGKGSKLFDADGNEFIDYCCSWGPLISGHANPVVVEAITRAAMDGTSFGAPTRKENELAELILSNHRYIEMLRFVSSGTEAVMSAIRLARGVTKRAKILKFEGCYHGHVDALLVKAGSGLVTFGNSSSDGIPEAVVKETITIPLDDENLVEEAFTLYGDDIAAIIIEPVPANNGLLLQRKSFLEFLRKITQQYGSLLIFDEVINGFRIGFEGASGYYAIQPDIITFGKIIGGGLPVGAYGASAEIMRNISPEGKVYQAGTLSGNPMAMAAGKAQLGLCLQPGFYEGIAQKCEQLSSSLEAHALSRGLPFKVIRIASIFWIAFSDLDAIRTDSQIDPKSMENFKKLHAFLLENGVYLGPSGYEVGFVSSAHTDEDISYTLSKMKQGLDLL, encoded by the coding sequence ATGAAAAGAACCGAATCAGAAAAGCTATTTGAAAAAGCGAAGAATTATTTTCCGGGAGGAGTAAACAGTCCGGTTAGGGCTTTTCGATCTGTTGGAGGAACCCCTTTGTTTATTGAAAAAGGGAAAGGCAGTAAATTATTTGATGCGGACGGAAATGAGTTTATTGATTATTGTTGTAGTTGGGGTCCATTAATTTCGGGGCATGCCAATCCGGTTGTGGTGGAAGCCATAACCCGAGCAGCCATGGATGGAACCTCTTTTGGGGCGCCTACCCGTAAGGAAAACGAACTTGCCGAACTAATACTTTCCAACCACAGGTACATTGAAATGTTGCGTTTTGTTAGCTCAGGTACAGAAGCAGTAATGAGTGCCATTCGTTTGGCGAGGGGTGTAACTAAGCGAGCTAAAATTCTGAAGTTCGAAGGGTGTTATCATGGACATGTTGACGCCTTGTTAGTTAAGGCCGGATCGGGCTTAGTTACCTTTGGGAATAGCAGTTCTGATGGAATACCGGAGGCTGTTGTAAAAGAAACCATTACCATACCATTGGATGATGAAAATTTAGTAGAAGAAGCCTTCACACTTTATGGTGATGATATTGCAGCAATAATTATTGAACCGGTTCCGGCAAATAATGGACTCTTGCTTCAGCGGAAATCCTTTTTAGAATTTCTTCGAAAAATAACCCAGCAATATGGCTCTCTGCTTATTTTCGACGAAGTAATTAATGGATTTCGAATAGGATTTGAAGGAGCGTCAGGGTATTATGCCATACAACCCGACATTATCACTTTTGGAAAAATAATTGGTGGAGGTTTACCGGTTGGGGCATATGGAGCAAGCGCTGAAATTATGCGAAACATTTCACCGGAAGGCAAGGTTTACCAGGCAGGAACATTAAGTGGAAACCCTATGGCCATGGCTGCCGGAAAAGCACAGTTGGGCCTTTGTTTACAACCCGGCTTTTACGAAGGAATTGCCCAAAAGTGTGAGCAATTAAGTTCATCTTTAGAGGCACATGCCCTTTCCAGGGGACTTCCATTCAAAGTTATCCGAATTGCCTCTATTTTTTGGATAGCCTTTTCAGATTTGGATGCCATCCGAACTGACAGCCAAATAGACCCCAAAAGCATGGAAAATTTCAAAAAGTTACATGCCTTTTTGTTGGAAAATGGCGTTTACCTAGGTCCATCGGGGTATGAAGTAGGCTTTGTTTCATCAGCACATACCGATGAAGACATTTCCTATACCCTTTCAAAAATGAAGCAAGGCTTAGATTTGTTGTAA
- a CDS encoding aldehyde dehydrogenase family protein, translating into MQLPEILSALGLSKDNPGVSTGFSFNGGSGSTLESFTPVTGELIARVTSATEAEYNQVVEVSQNAFIEWRNWPAPKRGEVVRQFGEELRKFKDPLGRLVSWEMGKSLREGLGEVQEMIDICDFAVGLSRQLYGLSMHSERPNHRMYEQWHPIGAVGIISAFNFPVAVWSWNSAIAWVCGDVCIWKPSEKTPLTSVACQKIISEVFRRNAVPEGVSCLVNGGAELGKLLSADTRIPLVSATGSTRMGKAVAVATAARLGKSLLELGGNNAIIITENADLNIALIGTVFGAVGTAGQRCTTTRRLIIHESIYDKVKERLVSAYSQLKIGNPLDDLVHVGPLIDADAVKNYQNTLTKIKEQGGKMAVEGGVLEGGVYASGCYVKPCIAEVENHYEIVQHETFAPILYLIKYSNLEEAIRLQNAVPQGLSSAIMTTDMRQAELFLSARGSDCGIANVNIGTSGAEIGGAFGGEKETGGGRESGSDSWKAYMRRQTNTLNYGSELPLAQGISFSL; encoded by the coding sequence ATGCAATTACCTGAAATTCTTTCTGCACTTGGCCTTTCCAAAGACAATCCCGGTGTTTCAACCGGATTTTCGTTTAATGGAGGCAGTGGATCAACCCTTGAGTCTTTTACTCCGGTTACCGGAGAATTAATAGCCCGTGTTACCTCGGCCACAGAAGCCGAATACAACCAGGTAGTAGAAGTATCGCAAAATGCTTTTATAGAATGGCGCAATTGGCCTGCACCAAAACGAGGAGAAGTAGTTAGACAATTTGGAGAGGAGCTTCGCAAATTTAAGGATCCCCTTGGCCGATTGGTTTCCTGGGAAATGGGGAAAAGTCTGCGTGAAGGATTGGGCGAAGTGCAGGAAATGATTGACATTTGTGATTTTGCCGTTGGATTAAGTCGGCAATTGTATGGTTTAAGCATGCACAGCGAACGACCCAACCACCGGATGTATGAACAATGGCATCCAATAGGAGCGGTTGGGATTATTTCAGCCTTTAATTTTCCGGTTGCCGTATGGAGTTGGAATTCGGCAATTGCCTGGGTTTGTGGAGATGTTTGTATTTGGAAACCTTCGGAAAAAACCCCTTTAACTTCTGTTGCTTGTCAAAAAATAATTTCGGAAGTTTTTAGAAGAAATGCTGTACCGGAAGGTGTTTCTTGTTTGGTGAATGGAGGAGCAGAACTAGGCAAATTACTTTCGGCAGACACCCGTATTCCGTTGGTTTCGGCCACAGGCAGCACCCGAATGGGAAAAGCGGTGGCAGTTGCTACAGCTGCCCGACTTGGTAAAAGCTTATTAGAACTGGGCGGAAACAATGCTATTATTATCACTGAAAATGCCGATTTAAATATTGCATTAATTGGAACCGTTTTTGGTGCGGTAGGAACTGCCGGACAGCGTTGTACAACCACCCGCAGGTTAATTATACACGAAAGCATTTACGACAAGGTAAAAGAGCGTTTGGTTTCGGCTTATTCCCAATTAAAAATTGGCAACCCATTGGACGATTTGGTTCATGTAGGTCCATTAATTGATGCCGATGCGGTAAAAAACTACCAAAACACCTTGACAAAAATTAAGGAGCAAGGAGGAAAAATGGCTGTTGAGGGCGGTGTTTTAGAAGGAGGGGTTTATGCCAGCGGTTGTTATGTTAAACCCTGCATAGCTGAGGTTGAAAACCATTATGAAATTGTTCAGCACGAAACATTTGCTCCAATTTTATATCTGATAAAATATAGCAACCTGGAAGAGGCGATACGTTTACAAAATGCGGTACCCCAAGGTTTATCTTCGGCCATAATGACCACCGACATGCGTCAAGCAGAGTTGTTTCTTAGTGCCCGAGGAAGCGATTGTGGAATAGCCAATGTGAATATTGGTACCAGTGGAGCAGAGATTGGTGGAGCTTTTGGTGGAGAGAAAGAAACCGGTGGTGGTCGCGAGTCGGGAAGTGATTCCTGGAAAGCCTATATGCGTCGCCAAACCAACACCCTTAATTATGGATCGGAATTACCCTTGGCCCAAGGCATTAGTTTTTCATTGTAG